The Pungitius pungitius chromosome 21, fPunPun2.1, whole genome shotgun sequence genome includes the window aAATGAGGAACGAAtggacagaaaaaacaaaaaaagcgctTGATTTGAATGGAATGTTTGTTTAAAGCCAACAGCTCTTCCCGCTCTTTGTCTCCAGAGGGACGACCTTCTGCTGCATGTGACGTCACTTTACTTTATCGCCTTTATTTTAACCCTCAACTCAAAAGCACTGCAACGCCATCAGAGCGCCGGCTCCCGTCAGCACTCGTAACGCATCTGTATCCGTTTTTACTTTTCAACACAAACGTGTAACCTCCTGACTGCTACCTGTACGCCCATAACGCATACCAGAAGTGGAAGTTTAAGCTTTGAGATCTGCTTtgattttaaaaattaaaaaaaaaaaaaaaaaaaatctaataagCATTGACTGTTTGATAACTTTTATCTTTAACAGGTTCTAATTACATGAGAACAAGGGACTCCTTTCAGATCCATTATCCAAATACTGTTTTTATTAACTGTTAAACACAGTACTGATCACACGTTCTGTGTCGTTTTTCTTTCCGTTTGTCTTTTTACACAcgagtacacccccccccccccccccccccccgagcatcCGTTGTTGATGAATCTGTTTCCAACATGTATGACAAACCAACATAGCCTACACTGGATGATCCAAGTAATtatttaaacagaaaaataaactgtgtttaaactgaaaacctgtgtttttgtttttgtcgcagttttgagtttttttttcaaaccttcTGCAACACTATTTATAAGATGAcatgatttactttttgcaACCTAACTAGCATACCATGATTTTATGCCATTGTTTGAGGTAAAATAGTTTAATATACTATAATATTACCATTTAACACTTTACTTATTGAAGCCTTTTAGACATGCTATTTGCTTTCAGCCACTACTTTATGGCATAATGTCACTGATTTAACAGTTGCAATATTCTATGACACTTAAGATAAGTTGTGAAACTACCATAAAACTATAATAGTTCTGCACATTATGTTTTGGAATAGCTCTCTCGTTGAATATTTGGGCCATACAAGATTGATCCAATAAATCTGCATATGCAGTTTCTGTTTAATCCatcaataaattatttattcAGGGATAtttggatttaaaataaaatagtactTGTAGTTATCTTGCTGTACTGGTCTCAGCAAATGTACATATAAAACCATTAAGTAACTTGATTAACGGCTctttttcatatatttacatGGTCCCTCTTTAGAAGATGTTATTTAGTCCAGTACATGAAGAACAAAGCTCTATAAAACGGTTCTACAACtgttgagaaagaaaaaagtagaAGCTTCACATAATGTGTGTAGATTTAAATGGGAAAAAGTGTTTCATCATCACCCAGAACTTGTGGCGGCGGCTTTGCTTGAAGACTCGTCCCCGTGAGCCCGGGCGCGTCTCTTCAGACGCTCCGTCCTGGCGtgcgcccgcccccccccctcgtgcacGCCCATGTGCTTGGCCAGCGAGCCGCCGGCCCCGAAGCTCTTGCCGCAGACGTTGCACAGGTACGGCTTCTCGCCCGTGTGGGACCTCACGTGGATCTTCAGCGCCCCGCTCTTGTAGAACGCCTTGCCGCACACGGCGCAGCGGTGCGCCGACTCCCCCGTGTGGATCATGGAGTGCGTCTTCAGGGTGCCCCGCTGCCTGAACCCTTTCCCGCAGACGCTGCAGAGGAAGggtttctcccccgtgtggaTCCTCATGTGGGCCGTCATGTACTCCTTGAAGCCGAAGCTCTGGCCGCACACGCTGCAGGCGTAGGGCCTCTCCCCCGTGTGCGCCCTCATGTGACCCATCAGATTCCCGTTCTGGGCGAACGCCTTGCCGCAGACGTTGCAGACGTAcggcttctcccccgtgtgcGTCCGGCCGTGCATCGCCAGCTGCTGGGGGCTCTCGAAGCGCTTGCCGCAGACCTCGCAGTCGTTGGTGCGGACGTACGTCTGCAGGTGGCGCCGCAGGCCGTCTCCGGACTCGAAGCGCTCGCCGCACACGCCGCACGCGTCCGCGTCGCCCTCGTCTTCCTGCACGTGCTTCAGGAAGGAGGCTCTGTAGCAGAAGGACTTGCCGCAGACTTTGCAGCTATACTTCAGAGGCGATGGGTCCTTACCGTCCTTTTTTTGGCCTCCTCTTGGTTTGTCCGTGCCTTTGGTTTCGGAGTTTTCTAAACGAGGTTCGTCTTTGGTctcctcgccgccccccgcctcgtCCCCGCgggccttttcttcttcttcctcgttgTGGGTTTGTAAATGCGTCTTCAAGCTCTCGCCCGGCTCCAGATGTTTCCCGCAGGCGCCGCACAGATCCGAGCTCTGCTCGTGCAGAAGCACGTGTTTCAGAAAAGAGCGCTTGGAGCGGAAACCCTTTCCACACACTCGGCAACGACTCTGTCCCCCAAGTTGGATCTTGTTGTCCGCGGAGATTTGACTTTCGGTTTTCGGTATCTTCTTCCCAGC containing:
- the LOC119212907 gene encoding zinc finger and SCAN domain-containing protein 2-like — its product is MSDLRAVKTLLAERLTAVAEEILRAAEEKSADMSPEQQRAAVRRRLLAVVDEIFRILEKMVGEHETEDSSPREEIDHTRPLRGSNCGKDTSSDLPRTKDASTETDGTPSRAEALSPADNELLPPNDSEAEKLLKTNKRKTFKRHNQAEDHSDVCGRSSLRGVAGKKIPKTESQISADNKIQLGGQSRCRVCGKGFRSKRSFLKHVLLHEQSSDLCGACGKHLEPGESLKTHLQTHNEEEEEKARGDEAGGGEETKDEPRLENSETKGTDKPRGGQKKDGKDPSPLKYSCKVCGKSFCYRASFLKHVQEDEGDADACGVCGERFESGDGLRRHLQTYVRTNDCEVCGKRFESPQQLAMHGRTHTGEKPYVCNVCGKAFAQNGNLMGHMRAHTGERPYACSVCGQSFGFKEYMTAHMRIHTGEKPFLCSVCGKGFRQRGTLKTHSMIHTGESAHRCAVCGKAFYKSGALKIHVRSHTGEKPYLCNVCGKSFGAGGSLAKHMGVHEGGGRAHARTERLKRRARAHGDESSSKAAATSSG